The Podarcis raffonei isolate rPodRaf1 chromosome 2, rPodRaf1.pri, whole genome shotgun sequence genome window below encodes:
- the GPR142 gene encoding probable G-protein coupled receptor 142 — protein sequence MNMTDATWAKDARDPGRDGKSPCLAGTAAVIYYGILLCVGLPVNILAAVALTRLAARTKKSSYWYLLALTASDIMTQVFVVFAGFIVQAAILGREVPGAFTLTINVLQFTANHASIWVTVLLTVDRYVALCHPLQYRAVSYPGRTRKIIGAVFAISLATGIPFYGWLDVWHDAYPPTTMDKVLKWLHCFLIYFIPCSIFLVTNSVIIYKLKHSGWPHRRLSKTTAILLAVTTVFIILWAPRTIVMIYHLYVASVRQNWEVHLAMDVANMVAMLNTSLNFFLYCFVSKTFRRTVCEVLASIRLPCTQSPRRNGPSDPALKPLGVLDGTILGGASPFCNQLQHC from the exons ATGAACATGACCGATGCAACATGGGCAAAGGATGCCAGGGACccaggcagggatgggaaatcaCCTTGTCTTGCTGGCACTGCTGCTGTCATCTATTACGGCATCCTGCTGTGTGTGGGTCTGCCAG TGAACATTTTGGCTGCCGTTGCGCTGACCCGTCTGGCTGCCCGCACCAAGAAGTCCTCCTACTGGTACCTCCTGGCCCTCACAGCATCCGACATTATGACCCAGGTCTTCGTCGTCTTCGCGGGCTTCATTGTGCAGGCGGCCATCTTGGGCCGCGAGGTTCCGGGCGCCTTCACCCTCACCATCAACGTGCTGCAGTTCACAGCCAATCATGCCTCCATCTGGGTGACTGTCCTGCTCACTGTAGACCGTTACGTGGCCCTCTGCCACCCACTGCAGTACAGGGCTGTGTCTTACCCAGGGCGCACCCGGAAGATCATTGGCGCCGTCTTTGCAATATCGTTGGCCACCGGAATCCCCTTCTACGGGTGGCTGGATGTTTGGCATGATGCCTACCCACCCACCACCATGGACAAGGTCCTGAAATGGCTTCACTGCTTCCTCATCTACTTCATCCCCTGTAGTATTTTCCTGGTGACAAATTCTGTGATCATCTACAAGCTCAAGCACTCGGGCTGGCCCCACCGGCGCCTTAGCAAGACCACAGCCATCCTGCTGGCTGTTACCACCGTCTTCATCATCCTCTGGGCTCCACGAACCATTGTCATGATCTACCACCTCTACGTGGCCTCGGTCAGACAGAACTGGGAAGTCCACCTCGCAATGGACGTTGCCAACATGGTGGCCATGCTCAACACCTCCCTCAACTTCTTCCTCTACTGCTTTGTCAGCAAGACTTTCCGGCGCACTGTCTGTGAGGTGCTGGCGTCTATCCGGCTCCCATGCACCCAATCACCGAGGAGGAATGGCCCCTCAGATCCGGCCCTGAAACCCCTGGGGGTCTTAGATGGGACCATTCTAGGAGGAGCATCTCCCTTCTGCAACCAGCTCCAACATTGCTGA